In a genomic window of Vigna angularis cultivar LongXiaoDou No.4 chromosome 6, ASM1680809v1, whole genome shotgun sequence:
- the LOC108323433 gene encoding BRASSINOSTEROID INSENSITIVE 1-associated receptor kinase 1-like — translation MERVNSSFMTSFFVWAILVLDLVLKASGNQEGDALNALKSSLLDPNNVLQSWDATLVNPCTWFHVTCNSDNSVTRVDLGNADLSGQLVSQLGQLTNLQYLELYSNNISGKIPEELGNLTNLVSLDLYLNNLTGSIPTTLGNLAKLRFLRLNNNTLTGGIPMTLTNVSSLQVLDLSNNHLTGNIPVNGSFSLFTPISYQNNPGLIQPKNVPSPASPTPPPASSGNSNTGAIAGGVAAGAALLFAAPAIALAYWRRRKPQDHFFDVPAEEDPEVHLGQLKRFSLRELQVATDNFSNKHILGRGGFGKVYKGRLADGSLVAVKRLKEERTQGGELQFQTEVEMISMAVHRNLLRLRGFCMTPTERLLVYPFMANGSVASCLRERQEAQPPLGWPERKRIALGSARGLAYLHDHCDPKIIHRDVKAANILLDEEFEAVVGDFGLAKLMDYKDTHVTTAVRGTIGHIAPEYLSTGKSSEKTDVFGYGVMLLELITGQRAFDLARLANDDDVMLLDWVKGLLKDRKLETLVDADLQGNYIDEEVEQLIQVALLCTQGSPMERPKMSEVVRMLEGDGLAEKWEQWQKDETFRQDFNNNIHHPNAANWIVDSTSHIQPDELSGPR, via the exons ATGGAGAGAGTAAATTCATCTTTTATGACTTCCTTTTTTGTTTGGGCAATTTTGGTGCTTGATTTGGTACTTAAGGCTTCTGGCAATCAGGAAG GCGATGCCCTGAATGCATTGAAGAGCAGCTTGCTTGATCCTAACAATGTTCTTCAAAGCTGGGATGCTACTCTTGTCAATCCCTGCACTTGGTTTCATGTTACGTGCAATAGTGATAACAGTGTGACCCGTGT TGATCTTGGAAATGCAGACCTTTCTGGTCAACTGGTTTCACAACTTGGTCAGCTCACTAATTTACAGTACTT GGAACTTTATAGTAATAATATATCTGGAAAAATTCCAGAGGAGCTTGGGAACTTGACAAACTTGGTGAGCTTGGATCTGTACTTGAACAATTTAACTGGTTCTATACCAACTACGCTGGGCAACCTTGCAAAACTACGTTTCCT GCGTCTCAACAATAATACCTTGACAGGAGGCATACCCATGACTTTGACAAATGTTTCTTCTCTGCAAGTTCT TGATCTCTCGAACAACCATCTAACAGGGAATATCCCAGTGAATGGTTCATTTTCATTGTTTACCCCCATCAG TTATCAAAATAATCCTGGCTTGATACAGCCAAAAAACGTTCCATCTCCAGCTTCTCCAACTCCACCACCAGCTTCTTCAG GAAATAGTAACACTGGAGCTATTGCTGGAGGAGTTGCTGCTGGTGCTGCTCTGTTGTTTGCAGCCCCTGCAATTGCACTTGCTTATTGGCGAAGAAGGAAACCTCAGGATCATTTCTTTGATGTTCCTG CTGAGGAGGATCCTGAAGTTCACCTTGGTCAACTTAAAAGGTTTTCGCTACGTGAGCTGCAAGTTGCCACTGATAACTTTAGTAACAAACACATTCTGGGTAGAGGTGGATTTGGAAAGGTTTATAAAGGACGCTTAGCTGATGGATCTCTTGTGGCAGTGAAAAGGCTTAAAGAGGAACGTACGCAGGGTGGGGAGCTCCAATTTCAAACTGAAGTGGAAATGATCAGCATGGCTGTGCATCGTAATTTGCTTCGGCTTCGTGGTTTCTGTATGACACCTACTGAACGATTGCTTGTGTATCCTTTCATGGCTAATGGAAGTGTAGCATCATGTTTACGAG AACGTCAAGAGGCTCAACCACCACTTGGTTGGCCAGAACGGAAGCGTATTGCTCTGGGTTCTGCGAGGGGGCTTGCTTATTTACATGATCATTGTGACCCTAAGATTATTCATCGTGATGTCAAAGCagcaaatattttgttggatgaGGAATTTGAAGCAGTTGTTGGAGATTTTGGTCTAGCAAAACTTATGGATTATAAAGATACTCACGTTACTACTGCTGTACGTGGAACAATTGGACATATAGCGCCTGAGTACCTTTCAACTGGAAAGTCTTCAGAGAAGACTGATGTTTTTGGATATGGTGTGATGCTTCTTGAACTCATAACTGGACAAAGGGCTTTCGATCTAGCTCGACTTGCCAATGATGACGATGTCATGTTGCTTGATTGG GTTAAAGGACTTCTCAAAGACAGGAAATTGGAAACACTGGTAGATGCAGATTTACAGGGCAATTATATTGATGAGGAGGTAGAGCAATTAATCCAAGTGGCACTGCTATGCACACAGGGCTCTCCTATGGAAAGACCAAAGATGTCTGAAGTGGTCAGAATGCTAGAAGGTGATGGTTTGGCTGAGAAATGGGAGCAATGGCAGAAAGACGAGACCTTCCGGCAAGACTTCAACAACAACATTCATCACCCTAATGCAGCAAATTGGATAGTAGATTCAACTTCCCACATCCAACCAGATGAACTGTCAGGTCCTAGATGA